One segment of Herbaspirillum hiltneri N3 DNA contains the following:
- the fliJ gene encoding flagellar export protein FliJ has product MATTTALETLIELATKETDEATKRLGRSVRTSEEAQQKLVILEQYRDDYALRFQESLSSGLTAMSYRNFQLFIEKIDSAITGQQNVVKNAQQRVAEARAAWQACERKRMSYDTLATRAKQTAQLRETRRDQKQTDEQASRITFYKR; this is encoded by the coding sequence GAATTGGCGACCAAAGAGACCGACGAAGCGACCAAACGCTTGGGCCGGTCTGTTCGCACGAGCGAAGAGGCGCAGCAGAAACTTGTCATTCTGGAACAATACCGTGACGACTACGCTTTGCGTTTCCAGGAAAGCCTGTCTTCCGGCTTGACGGCGATGAGCTATCGGAATTTTCAGTTGTTCATTGAAAAAATCGACAGCGCCATCACCGGGCAGCAAAATGTGGTGAAAAACGCCCAGCAACGCGTGGCGGAAGCACGGGCGGCATGGCAGGCATGCGAGCGCAAACGAATGTCTTATGACACACTGGCGACGCGCGCGAAACAAACGGCGCAATTGCGCGAAACACGACGGGATCAGAAGCAGACGGATGAACAAGCGTCGCGGATCACGTTTTACAAACGGTAG
- the fliL gene encoding flagellar basal body-associated protein FliL: MATKAAKPAAKGADAAEAAPAKSKKMLFIIIGAVLVLAIGGGAAFMLMGGKSKKADEEHAEEKSSSKVPVFVVIEPFVVNLQQETGDQFLQVALTLQVPNAETAESIKVFMPQVRSRLLMVLSSKKASELLTSEGKRNLTDEIIDQLGEPFAGGGKGPSITDVFYTSFVIQQQ, translated from the coding sequence ATGGCAACAAAAGCAGCAAAACCGGCAGCCAAGGGGGCGGACGCTGCAGAGGCAGCACCGGCGAAGTCGAAGAAAATGCTCTTCATCATCATCGGTGCGGTGTTGGTGCTGGCAATCGGCGGCGGCGCGGCCTTCATGCTGATGGGCGGCAAATCCAAGAAAGCCGACGAGGAACACGCCGAAGAAAAGTCTTCCTCGAAGGTGCCTGTATTCGTCGTCATCGAACCGTTCGTGGTGAATCTGCAGCAGGAAACCGGTGACCAGTTCCTGCAAGTCGCATTGACGCTGCAAGTGCCGAACGCCGAAACTGCTGAAAGCATCAAGGTCTTCATGCCGCAGGTGCGCAGCCGTCTGCTGATGGTCCTGTCGAGCAAGAAGGCTTCTGAACTACTGACCAGCGAAGGTAAACGCAACCTCACCGACGAGATCATCGATCAGTTGGGCGAGCCGTTTGCCGGCGGCGGCAAGGGTCCGTCGATCACCGACGTGTTTTACACTTCTTTCGTCATTCAACAGCAGTAG
- a CDS encoding flagellar hook-length control protein FliK, with protein sequence MKTQLPILNVANLQNSARPATQADSFTADVPFNQVLNKEVSNRNAENQSKPNEAAKDTSPEPVKAAPAPAASTAPKSDADKAASSDDKKADDQAEDDASAATDAASAQQMLALVANMGQMIVQPLSKKTTDQDMDALAGQKGKKPIGQIGADAKMDLPLADAQGEDKGKAKNNPLDLAALQDSEKDAADGKSALPTRATTEKSQAESPVSAKSFQADLQESATAARNAKVTPEVNVKPIETPVQPTAATVIPALQQAMSLSQQAAMSGQAVQRLTPAVGSQGWDQAVGQKVLWMANGGLQSASLTLNPPDLGPLQVVLHVNNQQADATFITAQPEVKQALEAAMPKLREMMDQAGIQLGQATVNTGTPNQQQGANQQQQARSSSGDMSNFGGRDNEPDVNVAVVPRPIARGGQGLVDTFA encoded by the coding sequence ATGAAAACACAATTGCCGATCTTGAACGTCGCGAACCTGCAGAACTCCGCTCGTCCCGCCACCCAAGCCGACTCTTTCACGGCCGACGTTCCTTTCAACCAGGTGTTGAACAAGGAAGTCAGCAACCGCAACGCCGAAAACCAAAGCAAGCCGAACGAGGCCGCCAAGGATACTTCGCCGGAACCAGTCAAAGCCGCGCCTGCGCCGGCCGCCTCGACTGCGCCGAAGTCGGATGCCGACAAGGCCGCCTCCTCCGACGACAAGAAGGCCGACGATCAGGCTGAGGACGACGCCAGCGCCGCTACCGACGCCGCCTCCGCACAGCAGATGCTGGCGCTGGTTGCCAACATGGGCCAGATGATCGTCCAGCCGCTTTCCAAGAAAACCACTGACCAGGATATGGATGCCCTGGCCGGCCAGAAAGGCAAGAAACCGATCGGCCAGATCGGCGCCGACGCGAAGATGGATTTGCCGCTGGCGGATGCGCAGGGCGAGGACAAGGGCAAGGCGAAGAACAACCCGCTCGACCTCGCCGCATTGCAGGACAGCGAAAAAGACGCAGCCGACGGCAAGTCCGCGCTGCCGACACGCGCCACTACCGAAAAGAGCCAGGCCGAATCTCCGGTTTCCGCCAAATCCTTCCAGGCCGATTTGCAGGAATCCGCCACTGCGGCACGCAACGCCAAGGTCACGCCGGAAGTCAACGTCAAACCGATCGAAACACCGGTGCAGCCAACCGCCGCCACCGTCATCCCGGCCCTGCAGCAGGCAATGTCCCTGAGCCAGCAAGCCGCCATGAGCGGCCAGGCAGTGCAACGCCTGACGCCGGCTGTCGGCAGCCAGGGATGGGATCAGGCTGTCGGCCAGAAGGTACTGTGGATGGCCAACGGCGGCCTGCAAAGCGCCTCGCTGACGCTGAACCCGCCGGATCTGGGCCCGTTGCAGGTCGTTCTGCACGTCAACAACCAGCAAGCCGATGCGACCTTCATCACCGCCCAGCCCGAAGTCAAGCAGGCGCTCGAAGCAGCCATGCCGAAGCTGCGCGAAATGATGGACCAGGCCGGCATCCAGCTGGGCCAGGCCACCGTCAACACCGGCACGCCAAATCAGCAACAAGGCGCGAACCAGCAGCAACAGGCGCGCAGCAGCAGCGGCGACATGTCGAACTTCGGCGGCCGTGACAACGAACCAGACGTCAATGTAGCCGTCGTGCCCCGCCCCATCGCTCGCGGCGGACAAGGCCTCGTGGATACATTTGCATAA